The following coding sequences lie in one Oncorhynchus kisutch isolate 150728-3 linkage group LG27, Okis_V2, whole genome shotgun sequence genomic window:
- the prmt5 gene encoding protein arginine N-methyltransferase 5 isoform X2: MASHNTGGRVSCGRDLSCVPEVADTLAAVAKLGFDFLCMPLFHPRFRREFELDPAKVRSGAHTRSDLLLCGRDWNTLVVGKLSPWIETDSEVETERRNSEAALVQELNFSAYLGLPAFMVPLKGPHCANLARVLLNHIQTGHHSCMFWIRVPLISADDMRDDIIENEPTKHTDDGSDDEKTWAWWHSFRTLCDYNKRICLAIEVGENMPSDAVIDKWLGEPIKAAVLPTSIFLTNKKGFPVLSKSHQKIIFRLFKLEAQFIFTGTSRHSEKDFRSYLQYLEYLNQNRPAPNAYELFAKGYEDYLQSPLQPLMDNLESQTYEVFEKDPIKYSQYQQAVYKCLLDRVPEEQKATNTQVLMVLGAGRGPLVNASLRAAKQADRKLRIYAVEKNPNAVVTLENWKFEEWGDQVTVVSCDMREWAAPEKADIIVSELLGSFGDNELSPECLDGAQHFLKDGGVSIPCSYTSFLAPLSSSKLYNEVRGCRERDKDPECHFETPYVVRLHNFHQLAEPKACFTFVHPTTDMNNNRYQCLRFSVGCNTVLHGFAGYFETTLYGDVTLSIKPETHSPGMFSWFPILFPLKQPIPVTRDDDVVVRFWRCNNGKKVWYEWAVTEPSCSAIHNPAGRSYTIGL, encoded by the exons ATGGCGTCCCACAACACAGGAGGCAGGGTGTCCTGCGGGAGAGATTTGAGTTGTGTGCCCGAGGTTGCTGACACACTTGCGGCGGTGGCTAAACTTGG GTTTGACTTCCTGTGCATGCCCCTCTTCCACCCGAGGTTCAGGAGGGAGTTTGAGTTGGACCCCGCCAAAGTCCGATCAGGAGCACATACGCGCTCTGACCTTCTGCTCTGTGGGAGAG ACTGGAACACTCTGGTTGTTGGAAAGCTTTCTCCATGGATCGAGACCGActcagaggtggagacagaacGCAGGAATTCAGAAGCG GCCCTGGTACAGGAGCTGAACTTCTCAGCATATCTGGGTCTGCCAGCCTTCATGGTCCCTCTGAAGGGCCCTCACTGTGCCAACCTGGCCCGTGTGCTGCTCAACCACATCCAGACGGGACACCACTCCTGCATG TTTTGGATCCGGGTCCCCCTGATTTCTGCTGACGACATGCGTGATGACATCATCGAGAACGAGCCGACGAAACACACAGATGATGGAAGTGATGACGAGAAGACCTGGGCCTG GTGGCATTCATTCAGAACTCTGTGTGACTACAACAAGAGAATCTGTTTAG CCATTGAGGTTGGAGAAAATATGCCCTCCGACGCTGTGATTGACAAGTGGCTTGGGGAGCCAATCAAAGCAGCCGTCCTTCCCACCAGCATCTTTTTGACCAACAAGAAAGGGTTCCCAGTCCTTTCAAAATCCCACCAGAAAATCATCTTCCGTCTCTTCAAG CTTGAGGCCCAGTTCATCTTCACTGGCACCAGTCGTCACAGTGAGAAGGACTTCCGCTCCTACCTGCAGTACCTTGAATACCTCAACCAGAACCGCCCTGCCCCCAATGCCTATGAACTGTTTGCCAAGGGTTACGAGGATTACCTACAGTCTCCTCTCCAG CCGCTCATGGACAATCTGGAGTCTCAGACCTATGAAGTGTTCGAGAAGGATCCCATCAAATACTCCCAGTACCAGCAG GCTGTGTACAAGTGTCTGCTTGACAGAGTCCCGGAGGAGCAGAAGGCGACCAATACACA AGTTTTGATGGTGCTGGGGGCTGGGAGAGGTCCTCTGGTCAATGCCTCCCTGCGTGCTGCCAAGCAGGCTGACAGGAAGCTCCGTATCTACGCTGTTGAAAAGAACCCCAACGCTGTTGTCAC GCTTGAGAACTGGAAGTTTGAGGAGTGGGGCGATCAGGTCACCGTGGTGTCGTGTGACATGAGGGAGTGGGCGGCACCTGAGAAGGCGGACATCATCGTCAGCGAGCTGCTCGGGTCCTTCGGGGACAACGAGCTCTCCCCGGAGTGTCTAGATGGAGCACAGCACTTTCTCAAAG ATGGTGGGGTTAGCATCCCCTGTTCCTACACCTCTTTCCttgcccccctctcctcctccaagcTGTATAATGAGGTTAGGGGGTGCAGGGAGCGGGACAAGGACCCCGAGTGCCACTTTGAGACCCCCTATGTCGTCAGACTCCACAACTTCCACCAGCTGGCTGAGCCCAAAGCCTGCTTCACCTTTGTACACCCCACCACAG ATATGAACAACAATAGGTACCAGTGCCTTAGATTCTCTGTGGGATGTAACACAGTGCTGCATGGCTTTGCTGGATACTTCGAGACCACTCTCTACGGAGACGTCACACTCA GTATCAAGCCAGAGACCCACTCTCCCGGAATGTTCTCCTGGTTCCCCATCCTGTTCCCTCTCAAA CAACCGATCCCAGTGACGCGGGATGATGATGTCGTGGTGAGGTTCTGGAGGTGTAACAATGGGAAGAAGGTGTGGTACGAGTGGGCCGTGACAGAGCCCTCATGCTCCGCTATCCACAACCCAGCAGGAAGGTCCTACACCATCGGCCTGTGA
- the prmt5 gene encoding protein arginine N-methyltransferase 5 isoform X1 — protein sequence MASHNTGGRVSCGRDLSCVPEVADTLAAVAKLGFDFLCMPLFHPRFRREFELDPAKVRSGAHTRSDLLLCGRDWNTLVVGKLSPWIETDSEVETERRNSEAALVQELNFSAYLGLPAFMVPLKGPHCANLARVLLNHIQTGHHSCMFWIRVPLISADDMRDDIIENEPTKHTDDGSDDEKTWAWWHSFRTLCDYNKRICLAIEVGENMPSDAVIDKWLGEPIKAAVLPTSIFLTNKKGFPVLSKSHQKIIFRLFKLEAQFIFTGTSRHSEKDFRSYLQYLEYLNQNRPAPNAYELFAKGYEDYLQSPLQPLMDNLESQTYEVFEKDPIKYSQYQQAVYKCLLDRVPEEQKATNTQVLMVLGAGRGPLVNASLRAAKQADRKLRIYAVEKNPNAVVTLENWKFEEWGDQVTVVSCDMREWAAPEKADIIVSELLGSFGDNELSPECLDGAQHFLKDGGVSIPCSYTSFLAPLSSSKLYNEVRGCRERDKDPECHFETPYVVRLHNFHQLAEPKACFTFVHPTTDMNNNRYQCLRFSVGCNTVLHGFAGYFETTLYGDVTLSQGIKPETHSPGMFSWFPILFPLKQPIPVTRDDDVVVRFWRCNNGKKVWYEWAVTEPSCSAIHNPAGRSYTIGL from the exons ATGGCGTCCCACAACACAGGAGGCAGGGTGTCCTGCGGGAGAGATTTGAGTTGTGTGCCCGAGGTTGCTGACACACTTGCGGCGGTGGCTAAACTTGG GTTTGACTTCCTGTGCATGCCCCTCTTCCACCCGAGGTTCAGGAGGGAGTTTGAGTTGGACCCCGCCAAAGTCCGATCAGGAGCACATACGCGCTCTGACCTTCTGCTCTGTGGGAGAG ACTGGAACACTCTGGTTGTTGGAAAGCTTTCTCCATGGATCGAGACCGActcagaggtggagacagaacGCAGGAATTCAGAAGCG GCCCTGGTACAGGAGCTGAACTTCTCAGCATATCTGGGTCTGCCAGCCTTCATGGTCCCTCTGAAGGGCCCTCACTGTGCCAACCTGGCCCGTGTGCTGCTCAACCACATCCAGACGGGACACCACTCCTGCATG TTTTGGATCCGGGTCCCCCTGATTTCTGCTGACGACATGCGTGATGACATCATCGAGAACGAGCCGACGAAACACACAGATGATGGAAGTGATGACGAGAAGACCTGGGCCTG GTGGCATTCATTCAGAACTCTGTGTGACTACAACAAGAGAATCTGTTTAG CCATTGAGGTTGGAGAAAATATGCCCTCCGACGCTGTGATTGACAAGTGGCTTGGGGAGCCAATCAAAGCAGCCGTCCTTCCCACCAGCATCTTTTTGACCAACAAGAAAGGGTTCCCAGTCCTTTCAAAATCCCACCAGAAAATCATCTTCCGTCTCTTCAAG CTTGAGGCCCAGTTCATCTTCACTGGCACCAGTCGTCACAGTGAGAAGGACTTCCGCTCCTACCTGCAGTACCTTGAATACCTCAACCAGAACCGCCCTGCCCCCAATGCCTATGAACTGTTTGCCAAGGGTTACGAGGATTACCTACAGTCTCCTCTCCAG CCGCTCATGGACAATCTGGAGTCTCAGACCTATGAAGTGTTCGAGAAGGATCCCATCAAATACTCCCAGTACCAGCAG GCTGTGTACAAGTGTCTGCTTGACAGAGTCCCGGAGGAGCAGAAGGCGACCAATACACA AGTTTTGATGGTGCTGGGGGCTGGGAGAGGTCCTCTGGTCAATGCCTCCCTGCGTGCTGCCAAGCAGGCTGACAGGAAGCTCCGTATCTACGCTGTTGAAAAGAACCCCAACGCTGTTGTCAC GCTTGAGAACTGGAAGTTTGAGGAGTGGGGCGATCAGGTCACCGTGGTGTCGTGTGACATGAGGGAGTGGGCGGCACCTGAGAAGGCGGACATCATCGTCAGCGAGCTGCTCGGGTCCTTCGGGGACAACGAGCTCTCCCCGGAGTGTCTAGATGGAGCACAGCACTTTCTCAAAG ATGGTGGGGTTAGCATCCCCTGTTCCTACACCTCTTTCCttgcccccctctcctcctccaagcTGTATAATGAGGTTAGGGGGTGCAGGGAGCGGGACAAGGACCCCGAGTGCCACTTTGAGACCCCCTATGTCGTCAGACTCCACAACTTCCACCAGCTGGCTGAGCCCAAAGCCTGCTTCACCTTTGTACACCCCACCACAG ATATGAACAACAATAGGTACCAGTGCCTTAGATTCTCTGTGGGATGTAACACAGTGCTGCATGGCTTTGCTGGATACTTCGAGACCACTCTCTACGGAGACGTCACACTCA gtcAAGGTATCAAGCCAGAGACCCACTCTCCCGGAATGTTCTCCTGGTTCCCCATCCTGTTCCCTCTCAAA CAACCGATCCCAGTGACGCGGGATGATGATGTCGTGGTGAGGTTCTGGAGGTGTAACAATGGGAAGAAGGTGTGGTACGAGTGGGCCGTGACAGAGCCCTCATGCTCCGCTATCCACAACCCAGCAGGAAGGTCCTACACCATCGGCCTGTGA